Proteins encoded together in one Chroicocephalus ridibundus chromosome 13, bChrRid1.1, whole genome shotgun sequence window:
- the SLC35E4 gene encoding solute carrier family 35 member E4 has product MCLRSRRGDEAAMTMAAGEGTLRPWKPDPGQAEGGRPPPGPSLPLTLTVLAWLGTGTTMAGLNKWIFAAHGFRYPLLLSSLHMLSGVAVGYPLGWARGPSPPAPRPRARIYLLSLTFCTSVALGNLGLSYVQLDVAQAVATTTPLVTLLLSGLLGGRRHHPLQYAAMGPVCAGAACSIAGGLRFYQPGCGFLLAATVLRALKSIQQSLLLQEDRLDALSLLCLTSLPSFCLLFGAAVALELGPSWEGVLRYDGTLWACVLLSCLGSVLYNLATFCVLSLTSALTVHVLGNVTVVGNLLLSRLLFGSHLSGLSYLGIGLTLAGMFMYHQPDLIAARWAARPRRAPPRRE; this is encoded by the exons ATGTGCCTGCGGTCCCGGCGGGGCGATGAAGCAGCGATGACGATGGCAGCCGGTGAGGGGACCCTCCGGCCCTGGAAACCGGACCCGGGGCAGGCAGAAGGAGGTCGGCCACCCCCGGGGCCATCGCTGCCCTTGACCCTCACCGTCCTGGCCTGGCTGGGCACCGGCACCACCATGGCCGGCCTCAACAAATGGATCTTCGCCGCCCACGGCTTCCGCTACCCGCTGCTGCTGTCGTCCCTCCACATGCTGTCGGGGGTGGCCGTGGGCTACCCGCTGGGCTGGGCGCGGGGAccgtcaccccctgccccccggccccgcgccagGATCTACCTGCTCAGCCTCACCTTCTGCACCAGCGTGGCCTTGGGCAACCTGGGCTTGAGCTACGTGCAGCTGGACGTGGCGCAGGCGGTGGCCACCACCACCCCGCTGGTCACCCTGCTGCTgtcggggctgctggggggccgGCGGCACCACCCGCTGCAGTACGCCGCCATGGGGCCCGTCTGCGCCGGGGCCGCCTGCAGCATCGCCGGCGGGCTCCGCTTCTACCAGCCCGGCTGCGGCTTCCTCCTGGCCGCCACCGTCCTCCGCGCCCTCAAGTCCATCCAGCAGA gtctgctgctgcaggaggaccGGCTGGACgccctctccctgctctgcctgaccTCCCTGCCCAGCTTCTGCCTGCTCTTCGGGGCGGCCGTGGCGCTGGAGCTGGGTCCCTCCTGGGAGGGCGTCCTGCGCTACGACGGCACCCTCTGGGCCTGCGTCCTGCTCAGCTGCCTGGGCTCCGTCCTCTACAACCTGGCCACCTTCTGCGTCCTCTCCCTCACCTCCGCCCTCACCGTCCACGTCCTGGGCAACGTCACCGTGGTGGGCAACCTGCTGCTCTCCCGCCTGCTCTTCGGCAGCCACCTGAGCGGGCTCAGCTACCTGGGCATCGGGCTGACGCTGGCCGGGATGTTCATGTACCACCAGCCGGACCTCATCGCCGCGCGCTgggcggcgcggccgcggcgGGCACCCCCCAGGAGGGAGTAG
- the TCN2 gene encoding transcobalamin-2 produces the protein MWLLLVLLQAAVLPAQLCEAPGEAAAVQELSARLLGLAGNPARDPDPSVYLALRLAGDHDLREEERYLARLRDAFQRRYGRSLQAAGQLHGHPQWDTTSTEHNTNAEAEWPETGRLALYLLGLRATCPLPEPGSQRLLVTWLKYYLEEDWAGSRRHGQPLTSYYQYSLGVLALCVHRKRVREEVIHRLLAAEHHGRFRHTGGSTVDTEAVAALAFTCLVQERLVGSRLAAELQAARRRVRRRMVEAQDPDGFFGNVYSTPWAMQVFIATNTCRTQPAYGRAMAALLENLDAFTTAATMAQVLPVLYGRSYLDIASMRCQEELDTLMPISAKPPTEMLGNMTVRLVVECPEPRCPQHRLYDRTVSAPAGASLLDVLRAATVQGPPNFTFVTQDTSQGPFLSRVLGMEARQQQRSYWQLLTAPGTSLQMGVADYRPHDGETLILRLSEW, from the exons ATGTGGCTGCTCCTCgtcctgctgcaggctgcggtcctgcctgcccagctctgcG AagccccgggggaggcggcggcggtgcaGGAGCTCAGCGcccggctgctggggctggcggggaaccCGGCGCGGGACCCCGACCCCAGCGTCTACCTGGCCCTTCGACTGGCCGGCGACCACGACCTGCGTGAAGAGGAGCGGTACCTGGCGCGGCTGCGGGACGCCTTCCAGCGCCGCTACGGCCG gagcctgcaggcagccgGCCAGCTCCATGGTCACCCCCAGTGGGACACTACAAGCACCGAGCACAACAC GAACGCCGAGGCGGAGTGGCCGGAGACGGGGCGGCTGGCGCTGTACCTGCTGGGTCTGCGGGCCACGTGTCCCCTGCCCGAGCCCGGTTCCCAGCGCTTACTGGTGACATGGCTGAAGTACTATCTGGAGGAGGACTGGGCGG GCTCCCGACGGCACGGCCAGCCCCTCACCAGTTACTACCAGTACAGCCTGGGCGTGCTGGCGCTGTGCGTCCACCGCAAGCGGGTGCGGGAGGAGGTGATCCACCGGCTGCTGGCGGCGGAGCACCACGGCAGGTTCAGGCACACCGGTGGCAGCACCGTGG ACACGGAGGCGGTGGCGGCGCTGGCCTTCACCTGCCTGGTGCAGGAGCGGCTGGTTGGGTCCAGGCTGGCGgcggagctgcaggcagccaggcgcagggtgaggaggaggatggtggagGCGCAGGACCCGGATGGCTTCTTCGGCAACGTCTACAGCACCCCATGGGCCATGCAG GTTTTCATCGCCACCAACACGTGCCGGACGCAGCCGGCGTACGGCCGGGCCATGGCTGCGCTGCTAGAGAACCTGGACGCCTTCACCACCGCCGCCACCATGGCCCAGGTGCTGCCGGTGCTGTATGGCCGCTCTTACCTGGACATCGCCTCCATGCgctgccaggaggagctgg ACACACTGATGCCCATCAGCGCCAAGCCACCGACTGAGATGCTGGGGAACATGACGGTGCGGCTGGTGGTGGAGTGCCCCGAGCCGCGGTGTCCCCAGCACCGGCTCTACGACCGGACGGTGTCCGCGCCCGCCGGCGCCTCCCTCCTGGACGTGCTCAGGGCGGCCACCGTGCAGGGACCCCCCAACTTCAC GTTTGTCACCCAGGACACATCCCAGGGCCCCTTCctgagcagggtgctggggatggaggccCGGCAGCAGCAGCGGAGCTACTGGCAGCTCCTCACCGCCCCCGGCACCAGCCTGCAGATGG GTGTCGCCGACTACAGACCTCATGACGGGGAGACCCTCATCCTGCGCCTCAGCGAGTGGTAG
- the DUSP18 gene encoding dual specificity protein phosphatase 18: MSAELLRAQPAHPNGGGSGSPACPAPAPWITSNLYLSDVGATNSHLLLLTHHISTIINVFLEVVNPLSRHRVPAHPCPHPLLVPSPEPPLRVPGGRPHLGRVLPSHRTTQQWLLAAAHPLQTQALRRQQAPDDRRSVRDEPRCL, encoded by the exons atgtctgcagagctgctccgg GCACAACCAGCACACCCCAATGGCGGCGGCTCTGGAAGCCCAGcgtgccctgccccagcaccttggatcacctccaaCCTCTACCTCAGTGACGTAGGGGCCACCAAcagccacctcctgctcctcacccaccaCATCAGCACCATCATCAACGTCTTCCTGGAGGTGGTGAACCCTCTGTCCCGACATCGAGTACCTGCACATCCCT GTCCCCACCCTCTACTTGTCCCCTCTCCTGAACCACCGCTCCGTGTCCCTGGCGGGCGCCCACACCTGGGTCGAGTCCTGCCGTCCCATCGTACAACCCAACAATGGCTTCTGGCAGCAGCCCATCCACTACAAACACAAGCTCTGCGGCGTCAACAGGCTCCGGACGATCGGCGCTCCGTCAGGGATGAGCCCCGATGTTTATGA